In Nasonia vitripennis strain AsymCx chromosome 2, Nvit_psr_1.1, whole genome shotgun sequence, a genomic segment contains:
- the LOC100120699 gene encoding uncharacterized protein LOC100120699 isoform X3: MASLDGSLSVARARRRPARYSPELSAAAALQQQQQHQSQSATEMCISELLANGTPESVAAATLAQRLQEQLQQERENAEEAIENEEMAPAKRGKHKAKKRSSKKRSNLNEDGSKRPRVANVLLENEMLIDEIRARKALWMRTHEHHHSGVLTAPLWEEIAKALDTTQ, from the coding sequence ATGGCGTCGCTCGACGGCTCGCTCTcggtggcgcgcgcgcgtcgtcgcCCGGCCCGGTATTCTCCCGAGCtaagcgccgccgccgcacttcaacagcagcagcagcatcagtcTCAGTCTGCGACTGAAATGTGCATAAGCGAGCTGCTCGCCAACGGCACGCCGGAGAGCGTCGCGGCAGCAACCTTAGCCCAGAGACTGCAGGAGCAGTTGCAGCAGGAGCGGGAGAACGCCGAGGAGGCGATCGAGAACGAGGAAATGGCGCCGGCCAAGCGGGGCAAGCATAAAGCCAAGAAGCGCTCCAGCAAGAAGCGCAGCAACCTCAACGAGGATGGCAGCAAGAGGCCGAGGGTCGCCAACGTATTGCTCGAGAACGAGATGCTCATCGACGAGATTCGCGCGAGGAAGGCCCTCTGGATGAGGACGCACGAGCATCACCACTCTGGCGTGCTCACGGCCCCGCTCTGGGAAGAAATCGCCAAGGCCCTCGACACCACGC
- the LOC100120699 gene encoding nucleoporin GLE1 isoform X1, with protein sequence MASLDGSLSVARARRRPARYSPELSAAAALQQQQQHQSQSATEMCISELLANGTPESVAAATLAQRLQEQLQQERENAEEAIENEEMAPAKRGKHKAKKRSSKKRSNLNEDGSKRPRVANVLLENEMLIDEIRARKALWMRTHEHHHSGVLTAPLWEEIAKALDTTQENIRKRWKSLKDHYRRELKKSMTDATAPPSIWPYYKKMRFMKSQMFVSLRRKNGEDHLEILSDDEEDVNNQWNGHEIRGKQECGSDTMDDYELSEEYNEMVKYEQQMQQMNQEEMDGTQEEEEEEEEDQQQQDDEEQEEQMQEQGELSPAQSMQDQEEMSALQQQQAELSELSNMSGMQGQQQNVITANISTIAEMVGIPTIVTTTASSLSERLSDMQQHGDLQQQAPDMTDMNGDIGGMQQSGRISAMQQSRDINGDLAQQLNARHTVLQQRAEVNGRLSAIQRNAGITVRQQRANIVAMHEHADMTAMQQRERSEMQRRNGMVDNDSNVSPITGDGGISDDYHFFMSLMPHVKNFTSLQKLKVRQRIQQIIIEEASNCQYDPLENC encoded by the exons ATGGCGTCGCTCGACGGCTCGCTCTcggtggcgcgcgcgcgtcgtcgcCCGGCCCGGTATTCTCCCGAGCtaagcgccgccgccgcacttcaacagcagcagcagcatcagtcTCAGTCTGCGACTGAAATGTGCATAAGCGAGCTGCTCGCCAACGGCACGCCGGAGAGCGTCGCGGCAGCAACCTTAGCCCAGAGACTGCAGGAGCAGTTGCAGCAGGAGCGGGAGAACGCCGAGGAGGCGATCGAGAACGAGGAAATGGCGCCGGCCAAGCGGGGCAAGCATAAAGCCAAGAAGCGCTCCAGCAAGAAGCGCAGCAACCTCAACGAGGATGGCAGCAAGAGGCCGAGGGTCGCCAACGTATTGCTCGAGAACGAGATGCTCATCGACGAGATTCGCGCGAGGAAGGCCCTCTGGATGAGGACGCACGAGCATCACCACTCTGGCGTGCTCACGGCCCCGCTCTGGGAAGAAATCGCCAAGGCCCTCGACACCACGC AGGAAAACATTCGCAAAAGATGGAAGAGCTTGAAGGACCACTACAGGCGCGAGCTCAAAAAGTCCATGACAGACGCTACGGCTCCGCCCTCGATCTGGCCGTACTACAAGAAAATGCGCTTCATGAAGAGCCAGATGTTCGTCTCTCTGCGTCGCAAAAACGGCGAGGATCACTTGGAAATCCtcagcgacgacgaggaggacgtGAACAATCAGTGGAACGGCCATGAGATTCGCGGCAAGCAGGAGTGCGGCTCTGACACCATGGACGACTACGAGCTGTCCGAGGAGTACAATGAGATGGTCAAGTACGAGCAGCAGATGCAACAAATGAACCAGGAAGAGATGGACGGTACtcaggaggaggaagaggaggaggaagaagaccagcagcagcaggacgACGAGGAGCAAGAGGAACAAATGCAGGAGCAGGGAGAGCTGTCTCCCGCACAATCGATGCAGGACCAGGAAGAGATGTCTGCtctgcaacagcagcaggccGAACTCTCCGAGTTGTCGAACATGTCAGGAATGCAGGGTCAACAGCAGAACGTCATCACAGCAAACATTTCGACGATAGCCGAGATGGTCGGCATACCCACGATCGTCACTACCACTGCGAGTTCCCTCAGCGAGAGGTTGTCCGACATGCAGCAGCACGGAGATCTGCAACAGCAAGCTCCGGACATGACGGACATGAACGGGGACATCGGCGGAATGCAGCAATCCGGTCGAATCTCTGCGATGCAACAGTCGCGAGATATCAACGGCGACCTGGCACAACAACTGAATGCAAGGCACACGGTGCTGCAGCAGAGAGCCGAGGTCAACGGCAGACTCTCGGCCATTCAGAGGAACGCGGGGATAACCGTCAGACAGCAGAGGGCGAATATCGTGGCGATGCACGAGCATGCCGATATGACGGCAATGCAGCAGAGAGAAAGATCTGAGATGCAGCGAAGAAACGGAATGGTGGACAATGACTCGAACGTGTCGCCTATTACTGGCGATGGTGGCATTTCGGATGACTACCATTTCTTCATGAGTCTCATGCCCCATGTGAAAAACTTCACATCCTTGCAGAAACTCAAAGTTAGACAGCGCATACAACAGATCATCATCGAAGAAGCATCTAATTGCCAGTACGATCCATTGGAAAACTGTTGA
- the LOC100120699 gene encoding putative uncharacterized protein DDB_G0271606 isoform X2 translates to MTDATAPPSIWPYYKKMRFMKSQMFVSLRRKNGEDHLEILSDDEEDVNNQWNGHEIRGKQECGSDTMDDYELSEEYNEMVKYEQQMQQMNQEEMDGTQEEEEEEEEDQQQQDDEEQEEQMQEQGELSPAQSMQDQEEMSALQQQQAELSELSNMSGMQGQQQNVITANISTIAEMVGIPTIVTTTASSLSERLSDMQQHGDLQQQAPDMTDMNGDIGGMQQSGRISAMQQSRDINGDLAQQLNARHTVLQQRAEVNGRLSAIQRNAGITVRQQRANIVAMHEHADMTAMQQRERSEMQRRNGMVDNDSNVSPITGDGGISDDYHFFMSLMPHVKNFTSLQKLKVRQRIQQIIIEEASNCQYDPLENC, encoded by the coding sequence ATGACAGACGCTACGGCTCCGCCCTCGATCTGGCCGTACTACAAGAAAATGCGCTTCATGAAGAGCCAGATGTTCGTCTCTCTGCGTCGCAAAAACGGCGAGGATCACTTGGAAATCCtcagcgacgacgaggaggacgtGAACAATCAGTGGAACGGCCATGAGATTCGCGGCAAGCAGGAGTGCGGCTCTGACACCATGGACGACTACGAGCTGTCCGAGGAGTACAATGAGATGGTCAAGTACGAGCAGCAGATGCAACAAATGAACCAGGAAGAGATGGACGGTACtcaggaggaggaagaggaggaggaagaagaccagcagcagcaggacgACGAGGAGCAAGAGGAACAAATGCAGGAGCAGGGAGAGCTGTCTCCCGCACAATCGATGCAGGACCAGGAAGAGATGTCTGCtctgcaacagcagcaggccGAACTCTCCGAGTTGTCGAACATGTCAGGAATGCAGGGTCAACAGCAGAACGTCATCACAGCAAACATTTCGACGATAGCCGAGATGGTCGGCATACCCACGATCGTCACTACCACTGCGAGTTCCCTCAGCGAGAGGTTGTCCGACATGCAGCAGCACGGAGATCTGCAACAGCAAGCTCCGGACATGACGGACATGAACGGGGACATCGGCGGAATGCAGCAATCCGGTCGAATCTCTGCGATGCAACAGTCGCGAGATATCAACGGCGACCTGGCACAACAACTGAATGCAAGGCACACGGTGCTGCAGCAGAGAGCCGAGGTCAACGGCAGACTCTCGGCCATTCAGAGGAACGCGGGGATAACCGTCAGACAGCAGAGGGCGAATATCGTGGCGATGCACGAGCATGCCGATATGACGGCAATGCAGCAGAGAGAAAGATCTGAGATGCAGCGAAGAAACGGAATGGTGGACAATGACTCGAACGTGTCGCCTATTACTGGCGATGGTGGCATTTCGGATGACTACCATTTCTTCATGAGTCTCATGCCCCATGTGAAAAACTTCACATCCTTGCAGAAACTCAAAGTTAGACAGCGCATACAACAGATCATCATCGAAGAAGCATCTAATTGCCAGTACGATCCATTGGAAAACTGTTGA